The sequence below is a genomic window from Acanthochromis polyacanthus isolate Apoly-LR-REF ecotype Palm Island chromosome 14, KAUST_Apoly_ChrSc, whole genome shotgun sequence.
TACAGTGGAAACCAGTTAACGTTGTAGTGATCATGGATAACGTTACTTATCAACCGCTTATATGGATCAAAATGCCCGGGGCAAAATAATTTTTGTGCAAATGCTGTTTGCAAACGACAGTGAAAGCCTTCTAATGTCAAGCTAATCCCATATATATCTAAATAATACAGAGTGTCTTTAGAGGCTAATCAACCGAGTGAATCAACCTGGTTAGCTCTAGCCACCGTTAGCCGAACTACGATAACAACGCTACAAAGTCCAAAACTCGATTCTTTCAAATTAACATAACTTAACAGGGCGATGTATAGTGTGCAACGTAATGTTCTAGTGAATAAaggctgtttctgtttcttcgtATAACAAAAAGTTGTTGCTTGACTTTTACTCACTTTGTTGTCTCCGTACTTCACGTGGGAAACGCTAAatacgtttttttttattaacagtttcaaaatttacaaacattttggcttATTTGGTTTTAcattataaacaaaaacaaaattgcgGTTTACAaggcacaaataaaataaaacaagcaaaataaagacacacacatacacccacacacacgtGCAACATTGTATGTTAGAGGTCTTcaaatatttgtacattttcaagTGCTTGCATCAGAAAAAGAGCATTTTTACATAACATTAGTTTCAAAGATTTTACATAGTTATCTTGCATTTGTCTcttgaaaactgtgaaaatgggCTTTACCTTACGCCATTTACAAGtatggataaaaaaaatgttgccaaCAGTAGTATACTATTTATCACAATTTTAGTTTCAGAGTCTTTCTGTAAAAGGCCAAAGACAACAATGTCCCAGTCCAAAGCGTTCTGTAGCTGGATTTTTGAAGACAACCAGTCCCAGAGGTCTTCCCAGAATGTCTTTGTATAAATGCATTGGTAAAAAAGATGTTCAGTGGTTTCAATGTCGTTTTCACAAAATACACAGTTGTTTTGTTCaatattaaatctttttttcagcagtttaCTGGAGGGATAAATTCGAAACGCTAAATACGTGCTTACATGGGAAACGCTAAATACGTGCTTCCGTCGAATAAACTTCCGGTCCTGAGAGTGGAGGAGACCTCACAGTGCAGGTCTGCGAGGAAGGGTCCTGagagtggaggtctgcagccagaccCCTCTCAATGCATCAGGCATGTGGTTCAGATACAGCTGCCTGTGATTATACACTTGACCAGTAGGTGGTTTCGTGTGCTCATGAAGCTTCAAGAAATGAACCCTTTCTCGAACCAATTGGTTCAAGTGGTTCAATGCTTCATGAggcttcatctcaccatcactaTTTTAGAACTTCAGATTGCTTCTCTGGTTGTTCGGTGTTTCTCTCTGGACCGAGCTGCTGATATTTAGTGTTCAGGGTTCTGGAGGCTGCAGGGAGGTTCAGAGGAGGAAGGACTGGAGGCCTGGAGGAGAAGAActacaggagaagaagaaaagctgGAGCAGATGGAAGAAGAAGATGCTGAGAAGTTTCACCTGCTGAAGTTCTTCCACCCACCTGGTTGTTGCTGTGCTTCAAAATGGCCGCTGTCAGGTCTTTGAGCATGCTCAGTTGCTGCTTCACCTGCTGACAGGATCCCTGAGCTGCTCTCTGtctcctgtttctgtttcctgGGCAACGGCTGCTTTCCATGGAAATCAAATGCTGGAGACAGAAGAAGGAATTTAAAACCTTAAAATCATAGTGTATCACAGAGTATTGTAGTATTTTTATACCTGTGAGTACAGAGTATTGTAGTATTTTATACCTGTGAGTACAGAGTATTGCAGTATTTCTACCTGTTAGTACAGAGTATTGCAGTATTTCTACCTGTGAGTACAGCAGTAGAGCTCCTCTTCTAGTACTGTACGTCTTTGGAAGCGTTGATTCTGTTCCCATCAGACTGTTTGACAAACACAGTAGAGAATACTGATCCCTCCAGATGTAGTAATCCTGCTGATGGAGAGTATTGATCACATATTGATAAAGGATTGATTGATTAGGACGATGATTAGTTTACCTGAGGAGTGAAGCAAACGTCCAGACATCCGTGGGATGAAACCAGATGACCACAGCCTCGACTCAGTCTGGACAGAGGAGGGTCCTGCATGATGAGTTTAACTCTGGAGGGAGAAAAACAACCTGATTATtagaaaatactgcaaaaaaaatctcttaaaATCTGACAGCAAGAATACCACAAATAAATAAGTTGAAAAGTAttcataaaaatgttcaaaagatgtgaaaataacagcaaatatctgaaaaataatgaGATTGTAGCTGattcaaaatgcagaaaaatgctttatttttagtcACAAAAAGGTAACAGAAAGTCTGTAGCTGTTGGTAGAtttagaacaaaataaaataaatctttacaagacagaaacagaacaaacctgCTGTGTGTTCGGTCCTTGTTGTCGGGTTTCATCCAGAGTGTTTgttgctgttgccgtggcaacatTTCACCTGCTGTTCAGTCggacacacacacttctgttacacaacttaaagctgcacctcacaataacacaaaacataGTTTAGATTTTTGTGCTTCAACTCGTCAAAGCTGCTCAACCAGTTAtaaaagttcaacaaaaaataactttaatttaatttgtgtgatcaaatatttcacaataaagcaTTGTAGatgttttaatttgtattattgtgacattcaacgacaaataattcagaaaatatcaccagttgacttctgcttcactcatttttttgttattttgttcaaGGATGGAACTTTTCATTTCTTCAGTTTCTACATCTACAATGTTAAAGAGTCATGAAAAGAGATTTAAGAACAACTTTAAAAGCCGATGTTAGAACATGTTTCTGATCAGAGGTTCCAGTCTGATGttaacttacagtaacttcagctACAGTAACGTAGGTCACTGCTTTAGATGTGATGATGTCCAGATGTGGAGAAGAGGACAACCAGTTACTGAGATGACTTTAACACTGACCTGGAGACTTTATCTCCTCTATGGAGGCTAATgttgttagcagcagcagctaaatgATGATAGCTACGTCACCTTTATTCTAcagtctgtaaaatgtgctcttattgtgaaactcTGCCTGCTCAACTCAGTGTGGCAAGAAAGGTGGGAAGGAGAGAAGAAAGGGAGGCACCTGTATCAGGTACAAAAGAGTGTCAGCGGTGGGAGGGTGAGTAGTGGacacaggagggaggagagtgtGATGACCAGGTTAAGGTTGGGGCATAGTGcactaaataaaacactgaaactgattggGAAGCACCAGACTGGTTTATGTAAGGGTtgtcaggaggaggaagagtcgGTGGAACGTGTAGTTCTGAGGTGTAGAAGATATGAGGTGCAGAGAGGGGAGCTGATGGATAGGATAAAGGAGTTAGGGGTGCAGGGATTTACACTAAGAGTTGCTAGGTATGGAAGAGAGGGCACTGGTTAGGGCactaatggatttttttaaaggggACCAGGGTTTATAATAGACTATGATGGTTAGGTAGGGATAACGATAGGAATAAGGGGTTGTAGTTGGCTTAGGTGTGGAGAGTGCAAgttagagggtttttttttttttgtcttgtgggtgtgtgtttgtagatatGATAGTTTGAACTAGGTCGGGTAAAGGAAAGTCTGTAAGTCTACTGTCTGGTCCACACTCCGGAacagaaggtggcggtaatgcaccaagaagctggatgccaaccgccgtaaaacaagaagaagaagaagaactctGCCTGCTGTTTCCTCAcaggtggagtcctgactggttccaggaaACAGATCATGTCTGAGCGTCCAGGAGTGGActggaaactttcttcttcttcagcgctttgaataaagtgtaagtttgctttgtttgctgctttaacttcagtaatgttgctgtttgtttctgctctgtcatgtttctacatgttcacttcttatttcaccacaaactctggatcactgctgtttaaacatcGATCAATATGATTATCAGGTTATTGATTCACTGTAATCAGTCAGTATTTATATTAGATCATTGATTGACTTCAGTcagtttgatcagctgctgatgtttctttgtttcttcacaATACAAACTGCATCCTGTCTTTTTTACTTTCGGTTTCTctgtgagtctctgcagctccatgactccgtctgctggactgatagtagaagtgcagcagctgatcttttcCAGGAGGATGtgagtggatgaatgatgtttgtttcctgtgcaggtgaaggtagaaagtgtgtgtgagctgctgtgagttgagcatcatggatgagtgtgaggacagagaggagggagtccctccctctaaaagctctctgtgtggggaacaggagaaccagagcaaagctcagaggtgagaccaccatctctaactgtccaggactctgctgcatgtcagagctcagcatcacatcactgctgcatcattattcacaggaatccacctggacctggacctgaacctggacctggacctggacctggacctggacctggacctggacctgcatccagctgtgtgtccttaaAGAGCGACCATTCGATGGGTCGCTTTGATGTATTTAAAGATGATCTacctcctgctgcagagaagtaagctgtgaaatcaaactactgactgttgtgtcaaatgttctgtcattgttcCAAATATGTTCCATCATTAAATCACTCTGAAACTCTGCTACAAGGTTCATGtctgaaagaaattaaaatgaaattctcTTACTGGTGGGTTTCCTTTTTATCTACCAGAATCTATCAGAGACCAGAGTCCTCTGGATctggacctgcatccagctgtgtgtccttcaggAGTGACCGGTCTAAggattttattattaaatttaaaggagaaccaggtcctgctgcagagggGTAAGATGTTCAGAACAAGGTTTCAGAGCTGCTAGTTTGATAGCAGATTGGctcctcatcaaacagaacaaatgttttgaaGAAGTGATGCGAATAACGTGAACATGatccacagagacattaaaaacagaaccaggtggatcacagcaagaactctgagttcactaaaatatcaagaaatagTTTTACTGGACAAAATTCCAGTTCTGTGATCATATAAGCCGTGTTAGCCTAAATGTTAGCGTGTATATTATCCTCTATGCTAGTAGGAACTTTGAACTCCTAGAAAgtcctgaaagaggttctacagggaCGGTTCCTGTGGTTAGAACAAAGATTGATGATGAgccaaaatgaacagaaagttcctgcagtggaaaacagactaATGTTGGAATCTCTAATGAACATCATGGACCttcagctggtgtttgtctctgtgtgataaactgagagttaactgttgatgttgatccacagagtggagcagcagaactcagaggttcccagagctcagtctgtccagcaacatcacctggactccatattcatggtgagttgatggacaacaagttgttctccatctgttgtgttcaggcgtctccatgctgctctttgtagaccagtggactgtcagtgtgtccaacatggatctgatgtttggctccatgatttgactctgatggactcattgacacatttctctgttccagctgctggaggacaacatggtgacttttgtaaAGAAGGAGCtaaagaagatgcagaaggttgtgagtccagattacccagaatgctcagagagtcagagggaggatgaggaggaggtggagggtgatgatgaagaccagaggagcagcagagagatgtttgagcagatgacagtgttgttcctgaggaggatgaagcaggagaagctggctgactgtctgcagagcagtaagaggatttgtgtaaagactgaagctgctgatcaacagaacatttactaagtcaaagtcagctttattgtcaattcttcAATATGTACATTAGGTCTAgcctgaatagtggtttctaGGCTcagaatattcgggccctattaaagacgaagatccgaatattcgctccGCCCcttaacgtccgacgggggggcGGCGCGACGGCGgctgcttgtggcggagacggcccgaatattcggatccgtttgtctggtctcccggtccaaattttgccttcattttgtcttcagttaaactgaagaattcccaaacagcggaggtcttcagcatcttgtcttgtgtttatgcaacaaagtgaagcgtgacgtcagcgTCAGCAGCAACCCgaccattcgggtggtggtaaacaaacaggaatggaggagccgagatgaatCGAACatgacgggatgagccgaagtgggccgaaggcgaagggaagagacgagcaccgaatattttcatctgcGGGGAGGAAgtggtgatcacatagacatatgtgtatatgtttatgtgatcacaggatggaatgagccgatatgagccgatgtgggccgaagggggagggaagacagtaacgccgcatattctttccgcccggtaatgTCCGACccggggggtggggtggggggccaaatattcggataccaaaattaatatccggataccgccgtagcgaacaaatatttggatattcgggatattcgggtccagccctaatgtACATGACATACCAAGAGTCGAAATTAAAGTACTCTTTGTGCAACAgtagacattaaataaacacttaGAAGGTTCtgacataaaataaatagtatAAATTTAGAAATTACATGTACAGAATAAGatacaaaaggcaaaaaaaccTAGATAAATTAAGAACCAGAGAGCAAAAAACAGGTGAACTAAGAACaaggaagcaaaaaaaactACATCCAAGCAACAACTAAGAACTGAGAAAAGCAGAACCGAGTGAAATGTAACACAACCATGAGATAAAGTGGCAGATTTAGTGCAGGATATTCAGAAAAGTGCAAATGAGTAACAGAAGTACAGAATATCTCAGAACATCTTCTCATAATCAGTCTTTAGGGGGGCAAACTGTCACCTTCACTTTATTGGtactttggtgctttaatatccaggttacttctacttcactgtttctttcttgtgttttcattcagaacttgctgctgcagtttgtggacgtaaacttaaatgtggtctgaagaagaagttccagagagtgtttgagggcatcgctaaagcaggacagaagaccctcctgaatgagatctacacagagctgtacatcacagagggagggactgcagaggtcaatgatgaacatgaggtcagacagattgaagcagcatccaggaaagcagacagagcagaaagaagcatcagagcagaagacatctttagaggctcacctggaagagatggaccaatcagaacagtgatgacacagggagtggctggcatcgggaaaacagtgttaacacagaagttgactctggactgggctgaagacaaaagcaaccaggacatccacttcatgtttccattgactttcagagagctgaatgtgctgaaagagagaaagttgagcttggtggaacttgttcatcacttcttcagtgaaaccaaagcagcaggaatgtgcagctttgaagacttccaggttgtgttgatctttgacggtctggatgagtgtcgccttcctctggacttccacaacaatgaggtcctgactgatgttacagagtccacctcagtggatgtgctgctgacaaacctgatcagggggaatctgcttccctctgctcgcctctggataaccacacgacctgcagcagccaatcagatccctcctgactgtgtggacatggtgacggaggtgagagggttcaccgacccacagaaggaggagtacttcaggaagagatgcagagatgaggagcaggccagcagcatcatctcccacatgaagacatcacgaagcctccacatcatgtgccacatcccagtgttctgctggatcactgctacagttctggaggagctgctgagaagcagagagggaggagatctgcccagaaccctgactgagatgttcatccaccacctggtggttcagaccaaagtcaagaaggtcaagtatgatggaggagctgagacagatccacactggagtacagacagcaggaggatgattgagtctctgggaaaactggcttttgagcagctgcagaaaggaaacctgatcttctatgagtccgacctgacagagtgtggcctcgatatggaagcagcctcaaagtactcaggagtgttcacacagatctttaaagaggagagaggactgtaccaggacaaggtgttctgctttgtccatctgagtgttcatgagtttctggctgctcttcatgtccatcagaccttcatcaactctggagtcaacctgctggaagaagaacaacaaacatcaTCTCGTTGGTCTAAACTGTTCCAGAGTAAATCAGCTCgtttctaccagagagctgtggacgaggccttacagagtcccaacggacacctggacttgttcctgcgcttcctcctgggtctgtcactgccaaccaatcagaatcttctacgaggcctgctgacacagacaggaagtctctcacagaccaatcagaaaacagtggagtacatcaagaaGATGATCAGTGAGAACGTGTccgcagagagaagcatcaatctgttccactgtctgaatgaactgaaggatgtttctctgGTGGAGGAggtccaacagtccctgagatcaggacgtctgtccacagataaattgtctcctgctcagtggtcagctctgggcttcatcttactgtcatcaggagagcatctggacgtgtttgacctgaagaaatactctgcttcagaggaggttcttctgaggctgctgccagtggtcaaaaCCTCCAAGAAAGTTctgtaagtagttggagactgaagataattttaattttccagctgtttcatcagtataatctgctttttgtctcttcagactgagtggctgtaatctgtcagagagaagctgtggagctctgtcctcagtcctcagctcccagtcctccagtgtgacagagctggacctgactaacaacaacctgcaggattcaggagtgaagagtctttctgctggactggagagtccacactgtaaactggaagctctcaggtcaggactcatcaacctgttcaactgatgaccatttaaaatgtgtttttattcatgatgaacagaacagctgaggtgggaggtttctgtatttgtatgacTCACATCAGTTCTGTTACTGACAGTGGCGTGCACAGATagacaccaggtggtg
It includes:
- the LOC127537093 gene encoding NACHT, LRR and PYD domains-containing protein 3-like isoform X6: MDECEDREEGVPPSKSSLCGEQENQSKAQRNPPGPGPEPGPGPGPGPGPGPGPASSCVSLKSDHSMGRFDVFKDDLPPAAEKIYQRPESSGSGPASSCVSFRSDRSKDFIIKFKGEPGPAAEGVEQQNSEVPRAQSVQQHHLDSIFMLLEDNMVTFVKKELKKMQKVVSPDYPECSESQREDEEEVEGDDEDQRSSREMFEQMTVLFLRRMKQEKLADCLQSKLAAAVCGRKLKCGLKKKFQRVFEGIAKAGQKTLLNEIYTELYITEGGTAEVNDEHEVRQIEAASRKADRAERSIRAEDIFRGSPGRDGPIRTVMTQGVAGIGKTVLTQKLTLDWAEDKSNQDIHFMFPLTFRELNVLKERKLSLVELVHHFFSETKAAGMCSFEDFQVVLIFDGLDECRLPLDFHNNEVLTDVTESTSVDVLLTNLIRGNLLPSARLWITTRPAAANQIPPDCVDMVTEVRGFTDPQKEEYFRKRCRDEEQASSIISHMKTSRSLHIMCHIPVFCWITATVLEELLRSREGGDLPRTLTEMFIHHLVVQTKVKKVKYDGGAETDPHWSTDSRRMIESLGKLAFEQLQKGNLIFYESDLTECGLDMEAASKYSGVFTQIFKEERGLYQDKVFCFVHLSVHEFLAALHVHQTFINSGVNLLEEEQQTSSRWSKLFQSKSARFYQRAVDEALQSPNGHLDLFLRFLLGLSLPTNQNLLRGLLTQTGSLSQTNQKTVEYIKKMISENVSAERSINLFHCLNELKDVSLVEEVQQSLRSGRLSTDKLSPAQWSALGFILLSSGEHLDVFDLKKYSASEEVLLRLLPVVKTSKKVLLSGCNLSERSCGALSSVLSSQSSSVTELDLTNNNLQDSGVKSLSAGLESPHCKLEALRLSGCNLSERSCGALSSVLSSQSSSVTELDLTNNNLKDSGVKSLSAGLESPHCKLEALRLSGCLVTEEGCASLASALSFNPSNLRELDLSYNHPGDSGEKMLRAKVEDPHCRLETLRVTPAGVRWLTPGLRKYSCQLTVDTNTVNRFLKLSDNNRKVTFVKEDQSYPDHPDRFERDCQLLCGTGLTGRCFWEVEWRGGVHISVSYRGIRRKGDSDDCEFGRHDQSWSLICSDPRGYSVRHNNSQTSIRSSSVSHRVSVYVDVPAGTLSFYRVSSDSLIHLHTFNTTFTQPLYPGFGVWFSSSGSSVFLC
- the LOC127537093 gene encoding NACHT, LRR and PYD domains-containing protein 3-like isoform X9; this encodes MDECEDREEGVPPSKSSLCGEQENQSKAQRNPPGPGPEPGPGPGPGPGPGPGPASSCVSLKSDHSMGRFDVFKDDLPPAAEKIYQRPESSGSGPASSCVSFRSDRSKDFIIKFKGEPGPAAEGVEQQNSEVPRAQSVQQHHLDSIFMLLEDNMVTFVKKELKKMQKVVSPDYPECSESQREDEEEVEGDDEDQRSSREMFEQMTVLFLRRMKQEKLADCLQSKLAAAVCGRKLKCGLKKKFQRVFEGIAKAGQKTLLNEIYTELYITEGGTAEVNDEHEVRQIEAASRKADRAERSIRAEDIFRGSPGRDGPIRTVMTQGVAGIGKTVLTQKLTLDWAEDKSNQDIHFMFPLTFRELNVLKERKLSLVELVHHFFSETKAAGMCSFEDFQVVLIFDGLDECRLPLDFHNNEVLTDVTESTSVDVLLTNLIRGNLLPSARLWITTRPAAANQIPPDCVDMVTEVRGFTDPQKEEYFRKRCRDEEQASSIISHMKTSRSLHIMCHIPVFCWITATVLEELLRSREGGDLPRTLTEMFIHHLVVQTKVKKVKYDGGAETDPHWSTDSRRMIESLGKLAFEQLQKGNLIFYESDLTECGLDMEAASKYSGVFTQIFKEERGLYQDKVFCFVHLSVHEFLAALHVHQTFINSGVNLLEEEQQTSSRWSKLFQSKSARFYQRAVDEALQSPNGHLDLFLRFLLGLSLPTNQNLLRGLLTQTGSLSQTNQKTVEYIKKMISENVSAERSINLFHCLNELKDVSLVEEVQQSLRSGRLSTDKLSPAQWSALGFILLSSGEHLDVFDLKKYSASEEVLLRLLPVVKTSKKVLLSGCNLSERSCGALSSVLSSQSSSVTELDLTNNNLQDSGVKSLSAGLESPHCKLEALRLSGCNLSERSCGALSSVLSSQSSSVTELDLTNNNLKDSGVKSLSAGLESPHCKLEALRLSGCLVTEEGCASLASALSFNPSNLRELDLSYNHPGDSGEKMLLDKLEDPHCRLETLRVTPAGVRWLTPGLRKYSCQLTVDTNTVNRYVKMSDDIMKATHVIEVQSYPDHPDRFYWQPQLLCGTGLTGRCYWEVEWRGDVHVSVSYRGIRRKNIDLDCVFGSNDQSWSLICSDRRGYSVRHSKRETSISSSSVSHRVSVYVDVPAGTLSFYRVSSDSLILLHTFNTTFNEPLYPGFGFLSFDSSVFLC
- the LOC127537093 gene encoding NACHT, LRR and PYD domains-containing protein 3-like isoform X5 — encoded protein: MDECEDREEGVPPSKSSLCGEQENQSKAQRNPPGPGPEPGPGPGPGPGPGPGPASSCVSLKSDHSMGRFDVFKDDLPPAAEKIYQRPESSGSGPASSCVSFRSDRSKDFIIKFKGEPGPAAEGVEQQNSEVPRAQSVQQHHLDSIFMLLEDNMVTFVKKELKKMQKVVSPDYPECSESQREDEEEVEGDDEDQRSSREMFEQMTVLFLRRMKQEKLADCLQSKLAAAVCGRKLKCGLKKKFQRVFEGIAKAGQKTLLNEIYTELYITEGGTAEVNDEHEVRQIEAASRKADRAERSIRAEDIFRGSPGRDGPIRTVMTQGVAGIGKTVLTQKLTLDWAEDKSNQDIHFMFPLTFRELNVLKERKLSLVELVHHFFSETKAAGMCSFEDFQVVLIFDGLDECRLPLDFHNNEVLTDVTESTSVDVLLTNLIRGNLLPSARLWITTRPAAANQIPPDCVDMVTEVRGFTDPQKEEYFRKRCRDEEQASSIISHMKTSRSLHIMCHIPVFCWITATVLEELLRSREGGDLPRTLTEMFIHHLVVQTKVKKVKYDGGAETDPHWSTDSRRMIESLGKLAFEQLQKGNLIFYESDLTECGLDMEAASKYSGVFTQIFKEERGLYQDKVFCFVHLSVHEFLAALHVHQTFINSGVNLLEEEQQTSSRWSKLFQSKSARFYQRAVDEALQSPNGHLDLFLRFLLGLSLPTNQNLLRGLLTQTGSLSQTNQKTVEYIKKMISENVSAERSINLFHCLNELKDVSLVEEVQQSLRSGRLSTDKLSPAQWSALGFILLSSGEHLDVFDLKKYSASEEVLLRLLPVVKTSKKVLLSGCNLSERSCGALSSVLSSQSSSVTELDLTNNNLKDSGVKSLSAGLESPHCKLEALRLSGCNLSERSCGALSSVLSSQSSSVTELDLTNNNLQDSGVKSLSAGLESPHCKLEALRLSGCLVTEEGCASLASALSFNPSNLRELDLSYNHPGDSGEKMLRAKVEDPHCRLETLRVTPAGVRWLTPGLRKYSCQLTVDTNTVNRFLKLSDNNRKVTFVKEDQSYPDHPDRFERDCQLLCGTGLTGRCFWEVEWRGGVHISVSYRGIRRKGDSDDCEFGRHDQSWSLICSDPRGYSVRHNNSQTSIRSSSVSHRVSVYVDVPAGTLSFYRVSSDSLIHLHTFNTTFTQPLYPGFGVWFSSSGSSVFLC
- the LOC127537093 gene encoding NACHT, LRR and PYD domains-containing protein 3-like isoform X11, with amino-acid sequence MDECEDREEGVPPSKSSLCGEQENQSKAQRNPPGPGPEPGPGPGPGPGPGPGPASSCVSLKSDHSMGRFDVFKDDLPPAAEKIYQRPESSGSGPASSCVSFRSDRSKDFIIKFKGEPGPAAEGVEQQNSEVPRAQSVQQHHLDSIFMLLEDNMVTFVKKELKKMQKVVSPDYPECSESQREDEEEVEGDDEDQRSSREMFEQMTVLFLRRMKQEKLADCLQSKLAAAVCGRKLKCGLKKKFQRVFEGIAKAGQKTLLNEIYTELYITEGGTAEVNDEHEVRQIEAASRKADRAERSIRAEDIFRGSPGRDGPIRTVMTQGVAGIGKTVLTQKLTLDWAEDKSNQDIHFMFPLTFRELNVLKERKLSLVELVHHFFSETKAAGMCSFEDFQVVLIFDGLDECRLPLDFHNNEVLTDVTESTSVDVLLTNLIRGNLLPSARLWITTRPAAANQIPPDCVDMVTEVRGFTDPQKEEYFRKRCRDEEQASSIISHMKTSRSLHIMCHIPVFCWITATVLEELLRSREGGDLPRTLTEMFIHHLVVQTKVKKVKYDGGAETDPHWSTDSRRMIESLGKLAFEQLQKGNLIFYESDLTECGLDMEAASKYSGVFTQIFKEERGLYQDKVFCFVHLSVHEFLAALHVHQTFINSGVNLLEEEQQTSSRWSKLFQSKSARFYQRAVDEALQSPNGHLDLFLRFLLGLSLPTNQNLLRGLLTQTGSLSQTNQKTVEYIKKMISENVSAERSINLFHCLNELKDVSLVEEVQQSLRSGRLSTDKLSPAQWSALGFILLSSGEHLDVFDLKKYSASEEVLLRLLPVVKTSKKVLLSGCNLSERSCGALSSVLSSQSSSVTELDLTNNNLQDSGVKSLSAGLESPHCKLEALRLSGCNLSERSCGALSSVLSSQSSSVTELDLTNNNLKDSGVKSLSAGLESPHCKLEALRLSGCLVTEEGCASLASALSFNPSNLRELDLSYNHPGDSGEKMLLDKLEDPHCRLETLRVTPAGVRWLTPGLRKYSCQLTVDTNTVNGNLKLSDKNRKVTYVEEDQSYPDHPDRFNQWSQLLCRTGLTGRCYWEVEWRGGVHISVSYRGIRRRGGSADCVFGSNDQSWSLICSDYDGYSVWHNHRGTPISSSSVSHRVSVYVDVPAGTLSFYRVSSDSLIHLHTFNTTFNEPLYPGFLVWPGSSVFLC
- the LOC127537093 gene encoding NLR family CARD domain-containing protein 3-like isoform X14, with amino-acid sequence MDECEDREEGVPPSKSSLCGEQENQSKAQRNPPGPGPEPGPGPGPGPGPGPGPASSCVSLKSDHSMGRFDVFKDDLPPAAEKIYQRPESSGSGPASSCVSFRSDRSKDFIIKFKGEPGPAAEGVEQQNSEVPRAQSVQQHHLDSIFMLLEDNMVTFVKKELKKMQKVVSPDYPECSESQREDEEEVEGDDEDQRSSREMFEQMTVLFLRRMKQEKLADCLQSKLAAAVCGRKLKCGLKKKFQRVFEGIAKAGQKTLLNEIYTELYITEGGTAEVNDEHEVRQIEAASRKADRAERSIRAEDIFRGSPGRDGPIRTVMTQGVAGIGKTVLTQKLTLDWAEDKSNQDIHFMFPLTFRELNVLKERKLSLVELVHHFFSETKAAGMCSFEDFQVVLIFDGLDECRLPLDFHNNEVLTDVTESTSVDVLLTNLIRGNLLPSARLWITTRPAAANQIPPDCVDMVTEVRGFTDPQKEEYFRKRCRDEEQASSIISHMKTSRSLHIMCHIPVFCWITATVLEELLRSREGGDLPRTLTEMFIHHLVVQTKVKKVKYDGGAETDPHWSTDSRRMIESLGKLAFEQLQKGNLIFYESDLTECGLDMEAASKYSGVFTQIFKEERGLYQDKVFCFVHLSVHEFLAALHVHQTFINSGVNLLEEEQQTSSRWSKLFQSKSARFYQRAVDEALQSPNGHLDLFLRFLLGLSLPTNQNLLRGLLTQTGSLSQTNQKTVEYIKKMISENVSAERSINLFHCLNELKDVSLVEEVQQSLRSGRLSTDKLSPAQWSALGFILLSSGEHLDVFDLKKYSASEEVLLRLLPVVKTSKKVLLSGCNLSERSCGALSSVLSSQSSSVTELDLTNNNLQDSGVKSLSAGLESPHCKLEALRLSGCLVTEEGCASLASALSFNPSNLRELDLSYNHPGDSGEKMLLDKLEDPHCRLETLRVTPAGVRWLTPGLRKYSCQLTVDTNTVNGNLKLSDKNRKVTYVEEDQSYPDHPDRFNQWSQLLCRTGLTGRCYWEVEWRGGVHISVSYRGIRRRGGSADCVFGSNDQSWSLICSDYDGYSVWHNHRGTPISSSSVSHRVSVYVDVPAGTLSFYRVSSDSLIHLHTFNTTFNEPLYPGFLVWPGSSVFLC